In a genomic window of Pseudoliparis swirei isolate HS2019 ecotype Mariana Trench chromosome 20, NWPU_hadal_v1, whole genome shotgun sequence:
- the ets1 gene encoding protein C-ets-1 isoform X3: MVMTAAVEMKPTLTIIKAEKMDDPECGDVPLLTPGSKEMMSQALKATFSGFTKEQQRLGIPKDPRQWTENHVAAWLTWTVNEFSLKNVDFDKFCINGASLCAMGKERFLDLAPDFVGDILWEHLEMLQKEDAKHYPINGLTSNFQESRYTSDYFVSYGVEHAQCVPPSEYSEPGFITESYQTLHPISSEELLTLKYESEYPAAILRDTPLNPLQGDYFTVKQEVVSSDNMCVGRLSRGKLGGQDSFESIESFESCDRLTQSWSSQSSFSSLQRVPSYDSFDSEDYPAALHGHKPKGTFKDYVRERSDLSKDKPVIPAAALAGYTGSGPIQLWQFLLELLTDKSCQSFISWTGDGWEFKLSDPDEVARRWGKRKNKPKMNYEKLSRGLRYYYDKNIIHKTSGKRYVYRFVCDLKSLLGYTPEELHAMLDVKPDTDE; this comes from the exons ATCCGGAGTGTGGAGACGTGCCCCTGCTGACTCCGGGAAGTaaagagatgatgtcacaggCCCTGAAGGCCACCTTCAGCGGCTTCACGAAGGAACAGCAGCGGCTGGGCATTCCCAAAG aTCCCAGACAGTGGACGGAGAACCACGTGGCCGCGTGGCTAACGTGGACGGTGAACGAGTTCAGTCTTAAGAATGTCGACTTTGACAAGTTCTGCATCAACGGAGCCAGCCTGTGTGCGATGGGCAAGGAGCGTTTCCTGGACCTGGCGCCGGACTTCGTGGGCGACATCCTTTGGGAACATCTCGAAATGCTTCAGAAAG AGGATGCAAAGCATTACCCCATCAATGGACTGACCTCCAACTTCCAGGAATCCCGTTATACCTCAGACTACTTTGTCA GCTACGGTGTTGAGCATGCTCAATGTGTCCCTCCTTCTGAATACTCAGAGCCCGGCTTCATCACCGAGTCCTACCAGACGCTCCATCCCATCAGCTCGGAGGAACTGCTGACGCTCAAGTACGAGAGCGAATACCCCGCCGCCATCCTCCGGGACACGCCCCTCAACCCGCTGCAAGGGGACTACTTCACCGTCAAGCAGGAGGTGGTGTCATCCGACAACATGTGCGTGGGACGCCTCAGCAGAG GTAAGCTCGGTGGCCAGGACTCCTTCGAGAGCATCGAGAGCTTCGAGAGCTGCGACCGGCTGACCCAGTCGTGGAGCAGCCAGTCCTCGTTCAGCAGCCTGCAGCGGGTACCGTCGTACGACAGCTTCGACTCGGAAGACTACCCCGCCGCCTTGCACGGCCACAAGCCCAAGGGCACGTTCAAAGACTACGTGAGGGAGCGCTCGGACCTCAGCAAGGACAAACCCGTCATCCCAGCGGCAGCGCTGGCAGGCTACACCG GCAGCGGCCCCATCCAGCTGTGGCAGTTTCTCCTGGAGCTTCTGACCGACAAGTCGTGCCAGTCCTTCATCAGCTGGACAGGCGACGGCTGGGAGTTCAAGCTTTCTGACCCAGATGAG GTTGCTCGGAGGTGGGGCAAGAGGAAAAACAAGCCCAAGATGAACTACGAGAAGCTGAGCCGCGGACTACGCTACTACTACGACAAGAACATCATCCACAAGACATCGGGGAAGCGCTACGTGTACCGCTTCGTCTGTGACTTAAAAAGCCTGCTGGGCTACACTCCCGAGGAGCTGCACGCCATGTTGGACGTAAAGCCCGATACGGACGAGTGA
- the ets1 gene encoding protein C-ets-1 isoform X4 has protein sequence MMSQALKATFSGFTKEQQRLGIPKDPRQWTENHVAAWLTWTVNEFSLKNVDFDKFCINGASLCAMGKERFLDLAPDFVGDILWEHLEMLQKEDAKHYPINGLTSNFQESRYTSDYFVSYGVEHAQCVPPSEYSEPGFITESYQTLHPISSEELLTLKYESEYPAAILRDTPLNPLQGDYFTVKQEVVSSDNMCVGRLSRGKLGGQDSFESIESFESCDRLTQSWSSQSSFSSLQRVPSYDSFDSEDYPAALHGHKPKGTFKDYVRERSDLSKDKPVIPAAALAGYTGSGPIQLWQFLLELLTDKSCQSFISWTGDGWEFKLSDPDEVARRWGKRKNKPKMNYEKLSRGLRYYYDKNIIHKTSGKRYVYRFVCDLKSLLGYTPEELHAMLDVKPDTDE, from the exons atgatgtcacaggCCCTGAAGGCCACCTTCAGCGGCTTCACGAAGGAACAGCAGCGGCTGGGCATTCCCAAAG aTCCCAGACAGTGGACGGAGAACCACGTGGCCGCGTGGCTAACGTGGACGGTGAACGAGTTCAGTCTTAAGAATGTCGACTTTGACAAGTTCTGCATCAACGGAGCCAGCCTGTGTGCGATGGGCAAGGAGCGTTTCCTGGACCTGGCGCCGGACTTCGTGGGCGACATCCTTTGGGAACATCTCGAAATGCTTCAGAAAG AGGATGCAAAGCATTACCCCATCAATGGACTGACCTCCAACTTCCAGGAATCCCGTTATACCTCAGACTACTTTGTCA GCTACGGTGTTGAGCATGCTCAATGTGTCCCTCCTTCTGAATACTCAGAGCCCGGCTTCATCACCGAGTCCTACCAGACGCTCCATCCCATCAGCTCGGAGGAACTGCTGACGCTCAAGTACGAGAGCGAATACCCCGCCGCCATCCTCCGGGACACGCCCCTCAACCCGCTGCAAGGGGACTACTTCACCGTCAAGCAGGAGGTGGTGTCATCCGACAACATGTGCGTGGGACGCCTCAGCAGAG GTAAGCTCGGTGGCCAGGACTCCTTCGAGAGCATCGAGAGCTTCGAGAGCTGCGACCGGCTGACCCAGTCGTGGAGCAGCCAGTCCTCGTTCAGCAGCCTGCAGCGGGTACCGTCGTACGACAGCTTCGACTCGGAAGACTACCCCGCCGCCTTGCACGGCCACAAGCCCAAGGGCACGTTCAAAGACTACGTGAGGGAGCGCTCGGACCTCAGCAAGGACAAACCCGTCATCCCAGCGGCAGCGCTGGCAGGCTACACCG GCAGCGGCCCCATCCAGCTGTGGCAGTTTCTCCTGGAGCTTCTGACCGACAAGTCGTGCCAGTCCTTCATCAGCTGGACAGGCGACGGCTGGGAGTTCAAGCTTTCTGACCCAGATGAG GTTGCTCGGAGGTGGGGCAAGAGGAAAAACAAGCCCAAGATGAACTACGAGAAGCTGAGCCGCGGACTACGCTACTACTACGACAAGAACATCATCCACAAGACATCGGGGAAGCGCTACGTGTACCGCTTCGTCTGTGACTTAAAAAGCCTGCTGGGCTACACTCCCGAGGAGCTGCACGCCATGTTGGACGTAAAGCCCGATACGGACGAGTGA